TGACGTTACCCAGCAGGCCATCGAGGCCACTGGTCTTGCTGCCGCCGGTTTGGCCGAGCATGCCGCTCAGGGCGCCCAGGCTGCCCAATGCGTTGCTACCCGACAGCTTGTCCAGGCCCGGTACGCTTTTGCCCAACTGCGAATAATCGGTGCTGCTGAGCTGATTCTTGGCCAAGCCCAACATGGCGCCGGTACCACCGACTGCCTGCTCCGGGGTGACATTCAATTGCTTGGTCAAGGCGCCCAACAAACCGGCGGTCTGTGACGTTGGCGCAGCAGCGGCGGCCTTGTTGGTACCCTGGGCACCGGCGACGGCGTTGGCCACATCGCCCAGGCTGAAGCCTGCTGCAAACACCGGGCTGGCCGCCACGGTCAGAAGGCAGGACAGGGCAAAACCGCGTGAAATCTTCATCGAGACAACCTCGTAAATTTAGGAGCTGAAGCAGCCGTTGGACTCAGCATCCACTAGGTTGTTCCACGTCACAGATTTGTTCAGAAAAGCCCCAAGGCCCCACACCATCAAACTGCCACTAGGAACCCATCGCCCACCACAGGGTCAATCAACACACTACAAAACTTGTCAGGAAGAGCCTTATGACTGCGACCCTCCCCCCAGTGATCGAGCACAAGCCCTCATTCTGGACCCGCCCGCGTCTGTTCATCGGCGTCTGCGTGGTGGTGGTTGCCGGTATCGGCGGCGCGCTCTACACACAGGACAGCGTGAAGTCCGCCGCGACCCTGGTCAGCACCAGCCAACAACCGGCTGCGCAAATCATGGCGCACAAGGATTACCTGGAAGTCCAACCGATTGCCGCCACCGCGCCGGAGCCGGACCGCAGCCTCGAACTGTGGGCCCTGCCAGCCGGCGGTACACCGGTATCCCTGGGCCTGTTGCCGGAGGATGGCAAAGGCATCATCGGCCTGAATCCGCGTCAACAGGAAACCATCAGCCAGCCGGTGGAACTGATGGTCAGTTCGGAAACCAAGGGTGGCTCGGTGAGCAAGCAGCCTACGGGCCCGACGGTGTACCAGGGCGCGCTGGCAATTCGCTAACGCTCAAACACAACACAACCAATGTGGGAGCGGGCTTGCTCGCGAAAGCGGTGTATCAGTCGCCATATTCGCTGACTGACACTCCGCCTTCGCGAGCAAGCCCGCTCCCACATTGCTATCGGTGGCTGTGATTACGCCGCGCTGAACAGCTTGTGCGGATCAATCACAAACTTCTTCGGCACACCGGCATCGAACTCGCCATAGCCACGCGGCGCGTCATCCAGGCTGATCACCTGTACGCCCACGATTTCGGCGATGTTGATGCGGTCCCACATGATTGCCTGCATCAACTGGCGGTTGTACTTCATCACCGGGGTCTGGCCGGTGTGGAAGCTGTGGGACTTGGCCCAGCCCAGACCGAAACGAATGCTCAGGCTGCCCATTTTCGCGGCAGCATCCACCGCGCCCGGGTCTTCGGTGACGTACAGGCCAGGGATGCCGATCTTGCCTGCGACGCGCACCACGCCCATCAGTGAGTTGAGTACCGTGGCCGGAGCCTCGTGCTTGACGCCATCATGCCCGTGACCACGGGCTTCAAAGCCCACGCAATCCACCGCGCAATCCACTTCCGGCTCGCCCAGCAAGGCGGCGATCTGCTCATGCAGTGGCGTGTCCTTGGACAAGTCGGCGATTTCAAACCCCTGGGCCTTAGCGTGGGCCAGGCGGATCGGGTTGACGTCACCGATGATCACCACCGCCGCGCCCAACAGGCGCGCCGAAGCCGCTGCGGCCAGGCCCACGGGACCGGCGCCAGCGATGTACACGGTGCTGCCCGGGCCAACGCCAGCGGTGACGGCACCGTGATAGCCGGTCGGCAGGATGTCGGAGAGGCAGGTCAGGTCGCGGATTTTTTCCATGGCCTTGTCGCGATCCGGCAGTTTGAGCAGGTTGAAATCGGCGTACGGCACCAGCACGTACTCGGCCTGGCCGCCGGTCCAGTCACCCATGTCCACATAGCCGTAGGCACCACCGGCACGCGCCGGGTTGACGGTCAGGCAGACGCCGGTGTGTTGTTCCTTGCAGGAGCGGCAGCGCCCGCACGCAACGTTGAATGGCACCGACACCAGGTCGCCGAGTTTCAGGTTCTCGACGTCGCTGCCCTTCTCGATCACCTCACCGGTGATTTCATGGCCCAGTACCAGGCCCGTCTGGGCGGTAGTGCGGCCGCGCACCATGTGTTGGTCGGAGCCGCAGATGTTGGTGGAGACCACGCGCAGGATGACGCCGTGCTCAATCTTCCTGCCACGGGGGTCCTGCATTTTGGGATAGTCGATTTTCTGTACTTCGACCTGACCGTTGCCGAGATACACGACACCACGATTACCAGACATGCTTTCACCTCGCTGTTGTTTTTATGGAACCGCGTCGCCCTTGGGTGGGCAGCGCGTTTAAGTGCTCGGGTTGCAGATGCTGTTTTTTGCGTTGTTAGTAAGGGCCTCTTCGCGGGCAAGCCCGCTCCCACATTCGTGGAATGCAGTCGAATGTGGGAGCTGGCTTGCCTGCGATGGCGCCCGTCAGAGCACCACAGTTCTATTGGCGTTCAAAAACACCCGCCGCTCAATGTGATACCCCACCGCCCGGGCCAAGGTCAGCCCTTCGATATCCCGCCCCTTGGCAATCAAGTCCTCGGGATAGTGACTATGGTCCACCACCTCCACCCCCTGAGCGATGATCGGACCTTCATCCAGATCGTTGTTGATGTAATGCGCCGTGGCGCCGACCAGCTTCACCCCCTTGTTGTACGCCTGGTGGTACGGCTTGGCGCCCTTGAACCCTGGCAGCAGGGAGTGATGGATATTGATCGCCTTGCCATCGAGCTTGCGGCACAACTCCGGTGACAGCACTTGCATGTAGCGCGCAAGGATCACCAGCTCGGCGCCGGCCTCTTCAATCACCTGCCACACCTGACGCTCCTGGGACGGTTTGTCGTTGGGGTCGAGGGGGAAATGGTAGTAGGGAATCTGGTGCCAGTCGGCCAGGGGTTTGAGATCAGGGTGGTTGGACACCACCGCGACCACATCCATCGAAAGTTGGCCGATGCGCTGGCGATACAGCAGGTCGTTGAGGCAGTGATCGGCCTTGGAGACCATGATCACCACTTTTGGCCGGTAATTAGGCGCCGTCAGCTCGAAAATCATCCCAAAGGCTTCGCCACGGGTGGCCAGGCCATCGCGAAAACCCTGCTCGTCGAAGCCATCGGGTTGACGGAATTCCACGCGGATAAAAAAGCGCCCCGAGAGGCGATCATCGAACGAATGGTGCTCGGTGACGTAGCAGCCCTGTTCGAACAGATAGCGGGTGACCGCGTCCACCGTGCCGAGCACGCTGGGGCAATCGGCGGTCAAAATCCATGTATCGGGTGCGCGGCTCATTACAGTTAACTCCTCATACAGCGATGCGGCTTACTGTAGGAGTGAGCTTGCTCGCGAAAAATCCAAGGGCGCCGCGTTCATTCAGGATGCGCGCGTTTTCGTTGACGTTTTTCGCGAGCAAGCTCGCTCCTACAGGGTCATATCAGGCTTGGACATTCAGGCCGTATTCGGCCGCCGCATCCTGCAACCACAACCACCAATAATCCGAGAAGCTGCGACGAATCAGCAGCTCCCACGTGTCCTCGGCGGTATGCCGGATCACCAGTTGCGACTTGGCGAACACCGTGCCCACCGCCTTGCCTACGGGGAAGTTGTCGGGGTGCACGTCGTAGCTGGTGGACTTCATCAGCACATCGCGCACGTTCGGGCCGCTGAGCTCAAGGATCTGCTGGCCGCCGCTGACATTGACGATCTGGATATGCAAATCCCCCAGGGCGGCACGCAGGTTTTGCTCGGCGGCGAATTCTTCACCGCTTGGCACGATCAATAGCCACTCATCCGGGCCGAGCCATTGCAGGCTGGTTTCGCCCTTGACGATCACTGTCAGGGCGCCGGGCAACTCGATGCCCAGGGCCTTGTGTACGCCAGCGGCAAACGCGGCGTCATGACCATCGCCACGGAGGGTCAGGTGGCCAAGGAGTTTCTTTTCACGCACGGTCACGCCGGCGTTCTTGCGGCCCTTGCCGACCAGGCTGGCGAGGTCGGCATGGTGCAGCGACGACTCGGCCTTGGCGCCGGCGGTGGGGCGTTGTTGGTACACATTGGCTGCGGTCATAAAGCACCTTTCTTGAATTCTGTTGTGCGGCTACTGCCGCCATCGCGAGCAAGCCCGCTCCCACATTTTGGAATACAGCTCCCCTGTGGGAGCGGGCTTGCTCGCGAAGGCCGCGCCTCGGTCTATCAGATGTTCTGCCGGTCGCCTTTAGGGTCGAAGAACACCGAAGACACAATCTCGGCCTCGATCACGCTGCCATCCGCCTGCGGTGAAAACACCCGCTCGCCCATACGCTTCAAGCCACCCTTGACCACCGCCATCGCAAACGAATACCCCAGGGAGTTGTGCGCATAGCTGGAGGTGACGTGACCGACCATCTTCATCGGAATCGTCTGCTTCGGATCAAACACCAGTTGCGCGCCTTCCGGCAGCCACACCTTCGGATCAATCGGCTTCAAGCCCACCAGTTGCTTACGTTCTTCACGCACGCAATCTTCGCGGTTCATCCCACGCCAGCCGATCCACGAAAACGGTTTGGTACGGCCTACGCACCAGCCCATGTTCAGGTCATCCGGAGTCATCGAGCCGTCGGTATCCTGGCCGACGATGATGAAGCCCTTCTCGGCCCGCAGTACGTGCATGGTCTCGGTGCCGTACGGGGTCAGGTTGTATTGCTTGCCGGCCTCGACGATCTGTTCCAGCACGCCCATGGCGTAGTCGGCCTGCACGTTGACTTCGTACGACAGCTCACCGGTAAACGAGATACGGAACACCCGCGCCGGCACGCCGCCCACCAGGCCTTCTTTCCAGGTCATGAACGGGAAGCCGTCCTTGTCCAGGTCGATGTCGGTGACTTCGCTCAACAGCTTGCGGCTGTTGGGGCCGGACAGGGTCATGGTCGCCCAGTGGTCGGTGACCGAAGTGAAGTACACCTTCAGGTCCGGCCATTCGGTCTGCTGGTAGATTTCCAGCCACTGCAGCACACGGGCGGCGCCGCCGGTGGTGGTGGTCATCAGGAAGTGATTGTCCGCCAGGCACGCGGTCACGCCATCGTCGAAGACCATGCCGTCTTCCTTGCACATCAGGCCGTAGCGCGCCTTGCCCACGTCGAGCTTGGTCCAGGCATTGCTGTAAATGCGGTTAAGGAACTCACGGGCATCCGGGCCCTGGATATCGATCTTGCCCAGGGTCGAGGCATCCAGCAGGCCGACGCTGTCGCGCACGGCCAGGCATTCGCGCTTGACTGCGGCGTGCAGGTCTTCACCGTTGCGCGGGAAGTACCACGGGCGTTTCCACTGGCCGACATCCTCGAACTCGGCGCCGTTTTTGACGTGCCAGGCTTGCAGCGCGGTGTAGCGCACCGGCTCGAAGATATGCCCACAGTGCCGGCCCGCCACGGCGCCGAAAGTCACCGGCGTGTAGTTGGGGCGGAACATGGTGGTGCCCATCTGCGGGATGGTCACGTTCAGCGAACGCGCAGCAATGGCCAGGCCGTTGACGTTGCCCAGCTTGCCTTGGTCGGTGCCGAAGCCCAGCGCGGTGTAGCGCTTGACGTGTTCCACCGACTCGAAGCCCTCGCGGGTCGCCAGTTCGATGGCGGCGGCGGTGACGTCGTTTTGCAGGTCGACAAATTGTTTGGGCGCCCGTGCAGTGGCCTTCTCGTGCGGCACCTGGAACAGCGCCAGGGTTGGCTCTTCCAGGCGCGTCAGGGCCTTGGGCAGCGTACCTTCCACCGCGGCAAACCCGGCTTCGCTGGCGGCACGCACGCCACCCTCAAAGCCGTCAGCCAGGGAATCACCCAAGCCGTAGACGCCGTTGATGCCACCGACGCACACACGTTTCTGCGGTGCTTCGCCCGGTACAAAACCGAGGATATCTTCACGCCAGGTCGGCTTGCCGCCCAGGTGCGAGGCCAGGTGAACCACCGGGCTGTAGCCGCCGGAGCTGGCTACCAGGTCGCAATCGAGCCATTCGCCAGGGCTGGTGACGGTGTGGGCTTTGACATCGATAGCCGCCACACGCGCACCAGTCACGTGCTTGCTGCCACGGGCTTCGATCACGGCGCTGCCGGTGAGGATGCGAATGCCTTTGGCACGGGCTTCTTCCACCAGCGCACCGCGTGGGTTGTGGCGAGCATCGGCCACGGCGACAACGCTGAGGCCCGCGTCAAACCAGTCCAGCGCCACGCGGTAGGCGTGATCGTTGTTGGTCGACAGCACCAGCTTTTTACCCGGCGCCACGCCGTAACGGCGCACGTAAGTCGACACCGCACCCGCCAGCATGTTGCCCGGCACGTCGTTATTGCCGTACACCAGCGGGCGCTCGCACGCACCGGTCGCCAGCACCACGCGCTTGGCACGCACACGGTGGATACGCTGGCGCACCACGCCGATCGGCGCACGGTCGCCGAGGTGATCGGTGAGGCGCTCGTGGATGGTCAGGAAGTTATGGTCGTGATAGCCGTTGACGGTGGCGCGAGGCAGCAGCACCACATCCGGCAACGCCTTGAGCTCGGCAATCACACTGGCGACCCACTCGGCCGCCGGCTTGCCGTCGAGGCTTTCACGGGAGTCGAGCAACGACCCGCCGAACTCTTCCTGCTCATCGGCGATGATCACCCGCGCACCACTGCGCGCAGCCGCCAGGGCCGCCGACAGGCCAGCGGGCCCGGCACCGACGATCAGCACGTCGCAATGGCGGTTCATGTAGTCGTAGGTGTCCGGATCGTTCTCGGTCGGCGAGCGACCCAGCCCTGCGGCCTTGCGGATGTACTTCTCGTAGGTCATCCAGAACGATTGCGGGTACATGAAGGTTTTGTAGTAGAAACCCGGCGGCATCAGCTTGCCGCCGACCTTGCCGAGAATGCCCATCATGTCGTTGTTCACGCTCGGCCAGCCGTTGGTGCTGGTTGCGACCAGGCCTTGGTACAGCGCCTGTTGCGTGGCGCGCACGTTGGGGATTTGCGTGGCTTCGGTGGCACCGATCTGCAGCACCGCGTTTGGCTCTTCAGCGCCCGCAGCAAAGATGCCGCGTGGGCGCGAGTATTTGAAGCTGCGGCCGAT
The Pseudomonas hygromyciniae genome window above contains:
- a CDS encoding anti-sigma factor domain-containing protein encodes the protein MTATLPPVIEHKPSFWTRPRLFIGVCVVVVAGIGGALYTQDSVKSAATLVSTSQQPAAQIMAHKDYLEVQPIAATAPEPDRSLELWALPAGGTPVSLGLLPEDGKGIIGLNPRQQETISQPVELMVSSETKGGSVSKQPTGPTVYQGALAIR
- a CDS encoding sarcosine oxidase subunit gamma; this translates as MTAANVYQQRPTAGAKAESSLHHADLASLVGKGRKNAGVTVREKKLLGHLTLRGDGHDAAFAAGVHKALGIELPGALTVIVKGETSLQWLGPDEWLLIVPSGEEFAAEQNLRAALGDLHIQIVNVSGGQQILELSGPNVRDVLMKSTSYDVHPDNFPVGKAVGTVFAKSQLVIRHTAEDTWELLIRRSFSDYWWLWLQDAAAEYGLNVQA
- a CDS encoding DUF2780 domain-containing protein, which produces MKISRGFALSCLLTVAASPVFAAGFSLGDVANAVAGAQGTNKAAAAAPTSQTAGLLGALTKQLNVTPEQAVGGTGAMLGLAKNQLSSTDYSQLGKSVPGLDKLSGSNALGSLGALSGMLGQTGGSKTSGLDGLLGNVKDTNDLKTAFSALGMDSGMIGQFAPVILQYLGGQGADSSLLGKLAQAWGTGS
- a CDS encoding sarcosine oxidase subunit alpha, whose protein sequence is MSQINRLSNGGRIDRNKVLTFTFNGQSYKGFEGDTLAAALLANGVDVIGRSFKYSRPRGIFAAGAEEPNAVLQIGATEATQIPNVRATQQALYQGLVATSTNGWPSVNNDMMGILGKVGGKLMPPGFYYKTFMYPQSFWMTYEKYIRKAAGLGRSPTENDPDTYDYMNRHCDVLIVGAGPAGLSAALAAARSGARVIIADEQEEFGGSLLDSRESLDGKPAAEWVASVIAELKALPDVVLLPRATVNGYHDHNFLTIHERLTDHLGDRAPIGVVRQRIHRVRAKRVVLATGACERPLVYGNNDVPGNMLAGAVSTYVRRYGVAPGKKLVLSTNNDHAYRVALDWFDAGLSVVAVADARHNPRGALVEEARAKGIRILTGSAVIEARGSKHVTGARVAAIDVKAHTVTSPGEWLDCDLVASSGGYSPVVHLASHLGGKPTWREDILGFVPGEAPQKRVCVGGINGVYGLGDSLADGFEGGVRAASEAGFAAVEGTLPKALTRLEEPTLALFQVPHEKATARAPKQFVDLQNDVTAAAIELATREGFESVEHVKRYTALGFGTDQGKLGNVNGLAIAARSLNVTIPQMGTTMFRPNYTPVTFGAVAGRHCGHIFEPVRYTALQAWHVKNGAEFEDVGQWKRPWYFPRNGEDLHAAVKRECLAVRDSVGLLDASTLGKIDIQGPDAREFLNRIYSNAWTKLDVGKARYGLMCKEDGMVFDDGVTACLADNHFLMTTTTGGAARVLQWLEIYQQTEWPDLKVYFTSVTDHWATMTLSGPNSRKLLSEVTDIDLDKDGFPFMTWKEGLVGGVPARVFRISFTGELSYEVNVQADYAMGVLEQIVEAGKQYNLTPYGTETMHVLRAEKGFIIVGQDTDGSMTPDDLNMGWCVGRTKPFSWIGWRGMNREDCVREERKQLVGLKPIDPKVWLPEGAQLVFDPKQTIPMKMVGHVTSSYAHNSLGYSFAMAVVKGGLKRMGERVFSPQADGSVIEAEIVSSVFFDPKGDRQNI
- the fdhA gene encoding formaldehyde dehydrogenase, glutathione-independent: MSGNRGVVYLGNGQVEVQKIDYPKMQDPRGRKIEHGVILRVVSTNICGSDQHMVRGRTTAQTGLVLGHEITGEVIEKGSDVENLKLGDLVSVPFNVACGRCRSCKEQHTGVCLTVNPARAGGAYGYVDMGDWTGGQAEYVLVPYADFNLLKLPDRDKAMEKIRDLTCLSDILPTGYHGAVTAGVGPGSTVYIAGAGPVGLAAAASARLLGAAVVIIGDVNPIRLAHAKAQGFEIADLSKDTPLHEQIAALLGEPEVDCAVDCVGFEARGHGHDGVKHEAPATVLNSLMGVVRVAGKIGIPGLYVTEDPGAVDAAAKMGSLSIRFGLGWAKSHSFHTGQTPVMKYNRQLMQAIMWDRINIAEIVGVQVISLDDAPRGYGEFDAGVPKKFVIDPHKLFSAA
- the purU gene encoding formyltetrahydrofolate deformylase; translation: MSRAPDTWILTADCPSVLGTVDAVTRYLFEQGCYVTEHHSFDDRLSGRFFIRVEFRQPDGFDEQGFRDGLATRGEAFGMIFELTAPNYRPKVVIMVSKADHCLNDLLYRQRIGQLSMDVVAVVSNHPDLKPLADWHQIPYYHFPLDPNDKPSQERQVWQVIEEAGAELVILARYMQVLSPELCRKLDGKAINIHHSLLPGFKGAKPYHQAYNKGVKLVGATAHYINNDLDEGPIIAQGVEVVDHSHYPEDLIAKGRDIEGLTLARAVGYHIERRVFLNANRTVVL